The SAR324 cluster bacterium genome has a window encoding:
- the rplC gene encoding 50S ribosomal protein L3, with protein sequence MISGMLARKIGMSQVFQDNGTMVPVTVLQVGPMTVTQKKNKDRDGYDGVQLGFEEIAERKLNRPTKGHLKGQTPVRILREFRAEDHDAVTVGQKFDHSIFSEGELVSVVGTSKGRGFTGVMKRHGFGGQPASHGHRGKRLPGSIGQCAFPARVFKGRKMGGQFGNTQVTTQGLTIVKIIDNERLVLIKGAVPGPNGGLVTIRKS encoded by the coding sequence ATGATCAGTGGAATGCTGGCCCGTAAGATCGGCATGTCGCAGGTTTTTCAGGATAATGGGACTATGGTTCCTGTGACCGTCCTGCAAGTCGGCCCAATGACCGTCACCCAGAAAAAAAACAAAGACCGTGACGGTTATGATGGAGTTCAATTGGGCTTTGAAGAGATCGCTGAACGCAAGCTGAATCGTCCTACTAAGGGACACCTGAAGGGACAAACTCCCGTTCGGATTCTTCGTGAATTCCGGGCAGAAGACCACGATGCCGTCACAGTTGGTCAAAAGTTCGATCACAGTATCTTCAGTGAAGGCGAACTCGTATCTGTTGTAGGAACTTCCAAGGGTCGTGGTTTCACTGGGGTAATGAAGCGTCACGGTTTCGGTGGACAGCCAGCCAGTCATGGGCACCGAGGCAAGAGACTTCCTGGTTCCATTGGTCAGTGCGCATTCCCAGCCCGTGTCTTCAAAGGTAGAAAGATGGGTGGCCAATTTGGTAATACCCAAGTGACCACACAAGGTCTAACGATCGTCAAGATCATCGACAATGAGCGACTTGTCTTGATCAAGGGTGCAGTTCCAGGTCCCAATGGTGGCTTGGTTACGATTCGTAAGTCCTGA